In a single window of the Ruminococcus albus 7 = DSM 20455 genome:
- a CDS encoding methionine ABC transporter permease — MSFLKYPFIDVVKHAFSKDVWDVLWPAVWDTIYMVVISAVITFVLGVLLGIGLSVISKDGVRPVPVLNETAGTIVNCLRSLPQMIMIIITLPLARMLLGQSYGVNACIIALAASCIPMYARLVQGALVEIPKGKIEAAKAMGSSSSAIVFKVMLPEAMPSIIRGFTVALIGIISMTALAGSFGAGGIGDIAVRFGFNRFYHDMLIASVLVLIIMVEIAQISGDILSNLILKKRHLI, encoded by the coding sequence ATGAGCTTTCTGAAATATCCGTTTATAGATGTGGTAAAGCACGCATTCAGCAAAGATGTTTGGGATGTATTATGGCCTGCGGTCTGGGATACTATTTATATGGTAGTCATAAGTGCAGTTATAACCTTTGTATTGGGAGTACTTCTTGGTATCGGGCTTTCAGTCATATCCAAAGATGGTGTAAGACCGGTTCCGGTACTGAATGAAACAGCAGGAACAATAGTAAATTGCCTCAGATCTTTGCCGCAGATGATAATGATAATCATAACCCTTCCGCTGGCACGAATGCTTCTTGGTCAAAGTTACGGAGTGAATGCTTGTATTATTGCATTAGCAGCAAGTTGTATACCTATGTATGCAAGGCTTGTTCAGGGTGCATTAGTAGAGATTCCAAAAGGTAAGATAGAAGCCGCAAAAGCTATGGGCAGCAGTTCATCTGCTATAGTATTCAAGGTAATGCTACCCGAGGCGATGCCATCTATTATCAGAGGCTTCACAGTAGCCCTTATAGGCATAATCTCCATGACCGCACTTGCAGGCAGCTTTGGCGCAGGAGGAATAGGAGATATAGCAGTAAGATTCGGATTCAACAGGTTTTATCATGATATGCTGATAGCATCTGTGCTTGTGCTTATAATAATGGTAGAGATAGCACAGATATCAGGTGATATTTTATCGAATCTTATATTGAAAAAAAGACATCTAATATGA
- a CDS encoding GNAT family N-acetyltransferase has protein sequence MSEKINIIQADINDAAQLHEIEVMSFPPQKAASLEAFEYRLRKFPQWFFKAEKSGKIVGLINGSSSNKLYITDDLYGSDGGYDENGENLLIYGLAVHPDFRHTRVAHLLMDNMINAARSSCKKHISLTCKEALIGFYESLGFTKRGVSRSTIGNMINYDMEMFLDEK, from the coding sequence ATGTCAGAGAAAATAAATATAATACAGGCAGATATAAATGATGCGGCGCAGCTTCATGAAATCGAAGTAATGTCATTCCCACCGCAAAAGGCTGCATCCCTGGAAGCATTTGAATACAGACTGAGAAAATTTCCGCAATGGTTTTTCAAAGCAGAGAAAAGCGGAAAGATTGTAGGACTTATAAATGGCAGCAGTTCAAATAAACTATATATAACCGATGACCTTTACGGGAGTGACGGCGGTTATGACGAAAACGGAGAAAATCTGCTTATCTACGGTCTTGCTGTTCATCCCGACTTCAGACATACGAGAGTAGCTCACCTGCTTATGGATAATATGATAAATGCCGCAAGATCATCTTGCAAAAAGCATATATCTCTCACCTGCAAGGAAGCATTGATTGGATTCTATGAGAGCCTTGGATTTACGAAAAGAGGGGTCTCACGGTCGACCATAGGAAATATGATAAACTATGATATGGAGATGTTTCTTGATGAAAAATAA
- a CDS encoding coiled-coil domain-containing protein, which yields MSKKKEESTNEKIVRLYKEGYSFEDISRSMNNIPKANVIGIVEKYFPEYQTYVQPQIDRSSLEDKDKTSKSKFPGVPFLKRNSKEKDDHPGKITINLDMDDEGFLDKHTEGIAKMLKDGRNVNDIAEFFNKDKADILAVRDVMDEHFRRVEAHKKAEPAPVKEEPTDNKFSNFATGLETEQPKPVRPKYTPPTYSKRDDPKPVSASYGLFNNEPAAVEKPVEEPVVDTPVETASEVIDEAALLKKAVEEANLSPIIEKDETEEHRVSLLPDDDENDSGKSGEDHKVSLINDVPEEPEMDEILEIPSIESVTPEELEKELTKAPEPVEDIPEIGYENKTEDNVSEDIKEVYPGMSALEKMKQFAQEQIAINNKKIEELKSKKTDAENDAFDCNTKVEAMKKEIEDMQAKLLVLIDEKDKAGKVVSDINDEIEAISKENADYGTYL from the coding sequence TTGTCTAAGAAGAAGGAAGAAAGCACAAATGAAAAGATCGTACGTTTGTATAAAGAGGGGTATAGTTTTGAAGATATATCCAGATCTATGAATAATATACCGAAGGCTAATGTTATCGGAATAGTTGAAAAGTATTTCCCCGAATATCAGACATATGTACAGCCCCAGATAGATCGTTCTTCTCTTGAAGATAAGGATAAGACTTCAAAAAGCAAGTTCCCGGGTGTACCTTTTCTGAAGAGAAATTCTAAAGAAAAGGATGATCATCCTGGTAAGATCACTATTAATCTTGATATGGATGACGAAGGTTTTCTCGACAAGCATACCGAAGGTATCGCCAAGATGCTCAAAGACGGCAGAAATGTAAACGATATAGCTGAGTTCTTCAATAAAGATAAAGCTGATATTCTTGCTGTCCGTGATGTTATGGATGAACATTTCAGAAGAGTTGAGGCTCACAAGAAAGCAGAACCTGCACCGGTCAAGGAAGAACCTACTGACAACAAGTTCAGCAATTTTGCAACAGGTCTTGAAACTGAACAGCCCAAGCCCGTAAGACCTAAATACACTCCACCTACATATTCAAAGCGTGATGATCCTAAACCTGTTTCGGCATCCTACGGCTTGTTTAATAATGAACCTGCTGCTGTGGAGAAACCAGTTGAAGAACCTGTTGTCGATACTCCGGTTGAGACAGCTTCTGAGGTCATTGATGAAGCTGCGCTGCTTAAAAAGGCTGTTGAAGAGGCAAATCTTTCTCCGATCATCGAGAAGGATGAGACCGAGGAGCATAGGGTTAGTCTGCTCCCAGATGATGATGAAAATGACAGCGGCAAATCCGGTGAGGATCACAAAGTCAGCCTTATAAATGATGTGCCTGAAGAACCCGAGATGGATGAGATACTTGAGATACCATCTATTGAATCGGTTACTCCCGAAGAACTTGAAAAGGAACTTACAAAGGCACCTGAACCAGTTGAAGATATCCCTGAGATCGGATATGAAAATAAAACCGAGGATAATGTTTCCGAGGATATAAAGGAGGTTTATCCGGGCATGAGCGCTTTGGAGAAAATGAAGCAGTTTGCACAGGAGCAGATCGCGATCAACAATAAAAAGATCGAGGAACTAAAATCTAAAAAAACTGATGCAGAGAACGACGCTTTTGACTGCAATACTAAGGTCGAGGCTATGAAGAAAGAGATCGAGGATATGCAGGCAAAGCTGCTTGTTCTTATTGATGAAAAGGATAAGGCAGGCAAGGTAGTCAGTGATATCAATGATGAGATCGAGGCTATCAGCAAGGAGAATGCCGATTACGGTACTTATCTGTGA
- a CDS encoding ComF family protein has protein sequence MLAARSGYKYFADIIMPNTCAFCEKVIKWDRLLCNECSENVPDTFDGLILIENTNGAVGVFYYEDDIVGLIYKLKHGGAVFNFAELCAGFIAEKLQKRDISSSIDIVTSVPMHISKKIVRGRDQAELIARFTADKLGKPTDLHLLSRKMDHTEQHKLERDERRIHAEDVYSAAKKHRDIKGKTILICDDVITTGSTIRACAAQLRSMGAKKVYACSAAVSSVYKDRSNKDSIIP, from the coding sequence ATGCTTGCAGCAAGATCGGGATACAAATATTTTGCGGATATCATCATGCCTAATACCTGTGCGTTCTGTGAAAAGGTCATTAAATGGGATCGTCTGCTTTGTAATGAATGCAGCGAAAATGTTCCGGACACTTTTGACGGACTTATACTGATTGAAAATACCAATGGTGCTGTTGGCGTTTTTTATTATGAAGATGATATTGTAGGACTGATCTATAAGCTTAAACACGGCGGCGCTGTGTTTAATTTTGCTGAACTTTGTGCAGGGTTTATTGCTGAAAAACTCCAAAAAAGAGATATATCATCATCTATTGATATTGTGACTTCTGTACCAATGCATATCAGTAAAAAGATCGTCCGCGGCAGAGATCAAGCGGAACTTATAGCTCGCTTTACAGCAGATAAACTCGGTAAACCAACTGATCTTCATCTGCTTAGCCGAAAAATGGATCATACCGAACAACATAAACTAGAACGAGATGAACGGCGCATTCATGCAGAGGATGTTTATTCAGCTGCAAAAAAGCACCGTGATATAAAAGGCAAAACTATCCTTATCTGCGATGATGTAATAACCACAGGTTCAACGATCAGAGCGTGTGCTGCACAGCTAAGATCAATGGGTGCCAAAAAAGTATATGCCTGCAGTGCTGCTGTTTCTTCTGTTTACAAAGATCGCAGCAACAAGGACAGTATCATACCGTAA
- a CDS encoding phosphoribosylanthranilate isomerase, with product MSVKVKICGLVSAEDAVNVSESGADMAGMVLFFPKSKRNITIKKAQEIMGSLSEEIKKCAVTVSPTAEQVRDINDAGFDILQVHGDLSDEAYNEAAIPIIKAFNVTDIDGFNKYSALDKVCGYVFDAAEYGSGKCFDWRLLDDLPRDGKMFILAGGLTPENVFNAVKRVNPDCVDVSSGVEKVSGIGKDREKIFSFVKNARAI from the coding sequence ATGTCTGTAAAAGTAAAAATATGCGGTCTTGTTAGCGCAGAAGATGCAGTAAACGTATCTGAAAGCGGCGCAGACATGGCCGGAATGGTGTTGTTTTTTCCTAAAAGCAAAAGAAATATTACTATAAAAAAAGCTCAGGAAATAATGGGCTCTCTTTCGGAAGAGATCAAAAAATGTGCAGTTACGGTGTCTCCTACTGCTGAACAGGTACGAGATATCAACGATGCGGGCTTTGATATCCTGCAAGTACACGGAGATCTCTCAGATGAAGCTTATAATGAGGCAGCGATTCCGATAATAAAAGCATTTAATGTAACAGATATCGACGGATTCAATAAGTATTCCGCTCTTGATAAAGTATGCGGATATGTTTTTGATGCTGCTGAATATGGCAGCGGAAAATGTTTTGATTGGAGACTGCTCGATGATCTTCCGCGTGACGGTAAAATGTTCATACTGGCAGGAGGCTTGACTCCAGAAAATGTTTTTAATGCAGTAAAGCGTGTAAATCCGGATTGCGTGGATGTTTCATCAGGAGTTGAAAAGGTGTCCGGGATAGGCAAAGACAGAGAGAAAATTTTTTCCTTTGTAAAAAATGCACGAGCCATTTAG
- a CDS encoding methionine ABC transporter ATP-binding protein, whose product MKKIMSSYIRIEGLKKTFKNKKEENHVLKGIDLDIDRGDIFGIVGFSGAGKSTLVRCINRLEEPDSGKIFIGDIEITSLNKKQLTERRKKIGMIFQQFNLFDSMTVFQNIAYPLKLLGVSKKEIEWKADKLLELVGLSDKKNSYPGSLSGGQKQRVGIARALANDPDILLSDEATSALDPVSTLAILDLLEHINKELGVTIIMITHELEAAKRICNRVAVLENGVITEMGSTRDIFLDPKSNTGKIFLEVYKEFRQASSFTGGDGI is encoded by the coding sequence ATGAAAAAAATCATGAGTTCATACATAAGGATAGAAGGATTAAAAAAGACATTCAAAAATAAAAAAGAAGAAAACCATGTTCTGAAAGGAATTGATCTTGATATAGATAGGGGTGATATATTTGGTATCGTTGGTTTTTCAGGTGCAGGAAAATCTACCCTTGTACGGTGCATAAACCGACTGGAGGAACCTGACAGTGGAAAAATATTCATCGGTGATATTGAAATAACATCTCTTAATAAAAAGCAGCTAACAGAACGGCGAAAAAAGATAGGTATGATATTTCAGCAATTCAATCTTTTTGATTCAATGACAGTATTTCAGAATATAGCCTATCCTTTGAAGCTTCTGGGAGTTTCAAAAAAGGAGATAGAATGGAAAGCTGACAAGCTGCTTGAACTTGTCGGACTATCAGATAAAAAGAATTCATATCCGGGTTCACTTTCTGGTGGGCAAAAACAGCGTGTTGGTATAGCAAGAGCACTTGCGAACGATCCTGATATACTGCTTTCAGATGAAGCTACAAGTGCCTTAGATCCTGTATCAACTCTGGCTATACTTGATCTTCTGGAGCATATAAATAAAGAGCTGGGTGTTACTATTATAATGATAACTCACGAACTTGAAGCTGCAAAACGAATATGCAACAGAGTTGCAGTTCTTGAAAACGGTGTTATCACAGAGATGGGCAGTACAAGAGATATCTTCCTTGATCCTAAAAGCAATACAGGAAAGATATTTTTGGAAGTATACAAAGAATTCAGACAAGCGTCTTCATTTACAGGAGGTGATGGTATATGA
- a CDS encoding GNAT family N-acetyltransferase, with protein MKNNITIRPVTESDAKQLLDIYSYYVENTAITFEYDVPTIPEFQERIRHTLKKYPYIAAVKDGIILGYAYAGVFKDRAAYDYSVEVTVYTHRSHHKEGIGKLLYTELEAILKSMGITNLYACIGIPADEDDEYLDHNSMDFHTHIGYTMAGRFHKCGYKFGRWYDMVWLEKMIAEHDAIDHSIIPASSIIR; from the coding sequence ATGAAAAATAATATAACTATCCGACCTGTGACTGAATCTGATGCAAAACAGCTTTTAGACATATATTCATATTATGTAGAAAATACAGCAATAACATTTGAATATGATGTTCCTACAATTCCTGAGTTTCAGGAACGAATACGCCATACACTCAAAAAATACCCATATATAGCCGCTGTTAAAGACGGCATAATCTTAGGCTATGCATACGCAGGGGTATTCAAGGACCGGGCAGCCTATGACTATTCAGTGGAGGTCACTGTTTATACTCACAGAAGCCATCATAAAGAGGGTATAGGCAAACTACTTTACACCGAACTTGAAGCTATATTAAAAAGTATGGGGATAACCAATCTTTATGCCTGTATCGGAATACCGGCAGACGAAGATGATGAGTACCTAGATCATAACAGCATGGATTTTCATACTCACATAGGATATACCATGGCAGGCAGGTTCCATAAATGCGGATACAAGTTCGGACGTTGGTACGACATGGTATGGTTGGAGAAAATGATAGCAGAACATGATGCTATTGACCATAGTATCATACCGGCATCAAGTATTATTCGTTAG
- a CDS encoding chromate transporter has product MILIDLFLTFLKIGAFTFGGGYAMLPLIQSEVERHGWLTQAEVIDFIAISESTPGPLAINMATFIGIRTGDVLGAVCATSGVVLPSFVIILIVAKFYDKFRKNKIVDGMMYGLRPAVIGLISTALLSVGTTVFFNDGFNNAAFSTPVFLISLGIFVLGAVLAFKKLHPIAIISISAAIGIITGYVLGI; this is encoded by the coding sequence ATGATATTGATTGATCTGTTCCTGACCTTCCTGAAAATCGGAGCATTTACCTTCGGCGGAGGTTATGCGATGCTTCCGCTGATACAGAGCGAGGTCGAGCGTCACGGCTGGCTCACACAAGCAGAGGTAATAGATTTCATAGCCATAAGCGAAAGTACACCCGGACCTCTTGCTATAAATATGGCTACTTTCATAGGTATACGCACAGGAGACGTACTTGGCGCGGTATGTGCCACTTCAGGGGTAGTTCTTCCGTCATTTGTGATAATACTAATCGTTGCGAAGTTCTACGATAAGTTTCGCAAAAACAAAATTGTTGATGGTATGATGTACGGACTGCGACCCGCTGTGATAGGATTGATCAGTACTGCATTACTATCTGTCGGAACAACGGTATTCTTCAACGACGGATTTAATAACGCTGCATTTTCAACGCCGGTTTTCCTGATCTCTCTGGGCATATTTGTACTCGGCGCAGTGCTTGCTTTTAAAAAACTGCATCCGATAGCGATCATCTCAATATCTGCTGCTATTGGCATTATAACAGGATATGTGCTTGGTATATAA
- a CDS encoding chromate transporter, which produces MNKNLDLFLTFFKIGAFTFGGGYAMIPLIQREVCDNKKWLNEDDILEVVAIAESTPGPVAINAATFVGSRTAGTLGAACATLGIVLPSFLIISLISLVLKTFRESKAVKYAFMGIRAGVLALILKTVYTMFMKTKKHAVSYVIMISALVMTAFLKIDAVFVIIGCAIFGIIWSLIIRKEQNNDID; this is translated from the coding sequence ATGAACAAGAACCTTGATCTGTTCCTGACATTCTTTAAGATAGGAGCATTTACCTTTGGCGGAGGTTATGCTATGATACCGCTGATACAGCGTGAGGTCTGCGATAATAAAAAATGGCTGAATGAGGATGATATACTTGAAGTGGTTGCAATAGCGGAATCAACGCCCGGACCGGTGGCGATCAACGCTGCTACCTTTGTAGGAAGCCGTACCGCCGGAACACTCGGTGCTGCCTGTGCAACGCTTGGTATCGTACTGCCGTCATTCCTGATAATATCCTTGATATCATTAGTGCTTAAAACATTCCGAGAGTCAAAAGCAGTGAAGTACGCTTTTATGGGTATACGTGCAGGTGTTCTTGCCCTTATCCTGAAAACGGTATACACCATGTTCATGAAAACAAAGAAACACGCTGTCTCCTATGTTATAATGATATCGGCATTAGTGATGACAGCTTTTTTAAAAATAGATGCTGTGTTCGTTATTATCGGCTGTGCTATATTCGGGATAATATGGTCACTGATTATAAGAAAGGAGCAGAACAATGATATTGATTGA
- a CDS encoding DNA methylase, with protein sequence MERVYIAIDLKSFYASVECIQRGYDPLDTNLVVADPSRTEKTICLAVTPSLKSYGISGRARLFEVVESVRKVNSLRRNRIKDGVFSGISFSNKELKTDPKLELGYIIAPPHMAKYMEISAKIYSIYLKYISPEDIFAYSIDEVFIDATSYLAIYKISPCDLATMLVRDVLSATGITATAGIGTNMYLCKVAMDIVAKRMPADKYGVRIAYLDEKIYRETLWAHTPITDFWRVGGGIAKRLENLGIKTMGDIARHSLDRWRTENIYRELGKNAELLIDHAWGIETATMADVKSYRPELKSLSSGQVLQKPTEYNDAHLIIREMADALSLDLAEKGMMTDQLVLMLGYDKESLSGRKYKGEVVSDHYGRAIPKHSRGTVNLRRFTASSKEITAAVTELFESIAEPKLLFRRLNIAACNVVYEDEIAVYEHCEQLDIFTIAADQHENEVREKSFQKERAIQQAMLKIKHRYGKNAVLRGMNYLDGGTARERNSTIGGHRA encoded by the coding sequence GTGGAACGGGTATATATTGCTATAGATTTAAAATCATTCTATGCATCGGTAGAATGTATTCAGCGTGGGTATGATCCGCTGGATACTAATCTGGTGGTAGCTGATCCATCACGTACGGAGAAAACTATCTGTCTGGCGGTAACTCCATCACTGAAATCCTATGGGATATCGGGCAGAGCAAGGCTGTTTGAAGTGGTTGAAAGTGTCAGAAAAGTCAATAGTTTACGCAGAAACCGTATAAAAGACGGCGTTTTTTCGGGTATCTCATTCTCGAATAAAGAACTGAAAACTGACCCGAAACTGGAACTGGGATATATCATCGCACCGCCGCATATGGCTAAATATATGGAGATAAGCGCAAAAATATACAGCATATATTTAAAGTATATATCACCTGAGGATATTTTCGCATATTCGATAGATGAAGTATTTATAGATGCTACTAGCTATCTTGCAATCTATAAGATCTCTCCGTGTGATCTTGCAACTATGCTGGTGCGAGATGTGCTTTCGGCAACAGGAATAACCGCAACAGCAGGTATCGGTACTAATATGTACCTATGCAAAGTGGCGATGGATATTGTTGCAAAACGTATGCCGGCAGACAAGTATGGTGTACGTATTGCTTATCTGGATGAAAAGATATATCGTGAAACTCTCTGGGCACATACACCGATAACTGATTTCTGGCGTGTAGGCGGTGGTATAGCAAAGCGGCTTGAAAATCTTGGGATAAAGACAATGGGTGATATTGCAAGACATTCCCTTGACAGGTGGCGAACAGAAAATATCTACAGGGAGTTAGGTAAAAACGCAGAACTTCTGATAGACCATGCATGGGGGATAGAAACTGCTACAATGGCCGATGTGAAGTCATACCGCCCGGAACTTAAAAGCTTGTCATCAGGTCAGGTGTTGCAAAAACCAACAGAGTATAATGATGCTCATCTTATAATACGTGAGATGGCTGATGCACTTTCTCTCGATCTTGCAGAAAAGGGAATGATGACCGATCAGCTTGTACTTATGCTGGGATATGATAAAGAAAGTCTTTCGGGCAGAAAATACAAAGGTGAGGTAGTATCTGATCATTATGGGCGTGCTATCCCTAAGCATTCGCGAGGCACTGTAAATCTAAGGCGTTTTACAGCTTCATCAAAGGAGATAACTGCTGCTGTAACAGAACTTTTTGAAAGTATCGCTGAACCAAAGCTGCTTTTTCGCAGGCTGAATATAGCTGCTTGTAATGTGGTGTATGAGGACGAGATAGCTGTATATGAGCACTGCGAACAGCTTGATATTTTCACAATTGCAGCAGATCAGCACGAAAATGAGGTGCGGGAAAAATCTTTTCAGAAGGAGAGAGCCATTCAGCAGGCTATGCTGAAAATCAAACACCGTTATGGCAAAAATGCAGTTTTAAGAGGCATGAACTATCTTGACGGCGGTACAGCCCGTGAAAGAAACAGCACCATAGGTGGTCACAGAGCGTAA
- a CDS encoding putative bifunctional diguanylate cyclase/phosphodiesterase, translating into MNDKFNLIKQSFKIVDSMSNFDEDTIRNAVKPIAEYYKAAALTIEVPLKTGSRQLFYLYGDSSACIGCDQIVTYEGDPSAGGKTIITWICNKDHIWRDEDIDDINYISRSACTLSEKLRLGAMASSYYYMDTITGVSNTNGLIRFVSKLIRRGVFDNYGCAFLNIIGFNYVNKKVGFKTGTKVLKHYAAKLREVFCNDEIVSRPGGDNFVIIFRKENIDKLKKVVDGLTVKTRVNSVTIRFDLSARAGIYMVNSYDRAFDKVMAYLSNCINYAKTYSRKKIEYYTKDIENKVIEHKEFCQKFRKALEKNEFYVVYQPKVYTKNNTLYGAEALVRWYNDGKTIYPGEFVEIFEKEHLISDLDFYVLEQTCKTIRGWLDSGLNPVTISVNFSNDHLGDDELVEHIIAIVDKYGIDHHLIEIEMTETVDVYEISKLLEYVDGLHKNGFTVAIDDFGIGYSSLLMLQSISVDVLKIDKAFIAEVTGDPEKRENVILRHIINMSEELGVEIVAEGVETNEQRNNLTGMNCHRIQGYFYDKPLSSDAFLERLSVKTY; encoded by the coding sequence TTGAACGACAAATTTAATCTTATCAAACAGTCCTTCAAAATAGTAGATTCTATGTCTAATTTTGATGAGGACACCATCCGTAATGCTGTAAAACCTATTGCAGAGTATTATAAGGCTGCAGCGTTAACTATTGAAGTTCCTTTAAAAACGGGAAGCAGACAACTGTTTTATCTTTATGGTGACAGTTCTGCCTGTATCGGATGTGATCAGATCGTGACCTACGAAGGTGATCCTTCCGCAGGAGGTAAGACCATAATCACGTGGATATGCAACAAAGACCATATATGGAGAGATGAGGATATCGACGATATCAATTATATCAGCAGGAGTGCCTGTACGCTCTCTGAAAAGTTAAGACTCGGAGCAATGGCGAGCAGTTACTATTATATGGATACAATAACCGGTGTAAGTAATACCAATGGTCTTATTAGATTTGTGAGCAAGCTGATAAGACGCGGTGTATTTGATAATTATGGTTGTGCTTTCCTGAATATCATCGGGTTTAACTACGTAAATAAAAAGGTTGGTTTTAAAACCGGTACAAAAGTATTGAAGCATTATGCTGCCAAATTGAGAGAAGTATTCTGTAATGATGAGATCGTATCCAGACCGGGTGGAGATAATTTTGTAATTATTTTCAGAAAAGAAAATATCGATAAGCTAAAAAAGGTAGTCGACGGTTTAACTGTAAAAACAAGAGTCAATTCTGTCACTATAAGATTTGATCTGTCAGCCAGAGCAGGGATCTATATGGTGAATTCTTATGATAGGGCATTTGATAAGGTAATGGCATACTTGTCTAACTGTATAAACTATGCCAAGACTTATTCTCGCAAAAAAATAGAATACTATACCAAGGATATTGAAAACAAGGTCATAGAGCATAAGGAATTCTGTCAGAAGTTCAGAAAAGCTTTAGAAAAGAACGAGTTTTATGTAGTTTACCAACCAAAGGTATATACAAAGAATAATACACTTTATGGTGCAGAGGCGCTTGTAAGGTGGTATAATGACGGCAAGACCATATACCCGGGTGAATTTGTAGAGATATTTGAGAAAGAACATCTTATATCCGATCTTGATTTCTATGTTCTGGAACAGACCTGTAAAACCATACGTGGATGGTTGGACAGCGGACTTAATCCGGTGACTATATCTGTTAATTTTTCAAATGACCATCTTGGGGATGATGAGCTGGTTGAACATATTATCGCTATAGTTGATAAATATGGTATTGATCATCACCTTATCGAAATTGAGATGACAGAGACTGTTGATGTTTATGAGATCAGTAAGCTGTTGGAATACGTTGACGGTCTTCACAAGAATGGTTTTACTGTGGCGATAGATGATTTCGGCATAGGCTATTCATCTTTGTTGATGCTGCAGAGCATATCAGTGGATGTTCTGAAAATAGACAAAGCTTTCATAGCTGAAGTAACAGGAGATCCGGAAAAACGGGAGAATGTCATTCTTCGCCATATTATCAATATGTCAGAAGAACTCGGTGTCGAGATAGTAGCAGAGGGAGTTGAAACGAACGAACAGCGGAATAATCTCACTGGCATGAACTGTCACAGGATACAGGGCTATTTCTATGACAAACCTCTTTCTTCAGATGCTTTTCTTGAAAGACTATCTGTAAAAACATATTGA
- a CDS encoding MetQ/NlpA family ABC transporter substrate-binding protein, whose protein sequence is MKNYRTFGTILAAAVISAVFSGCGANAKADAKDNKNKVKTEDGKELTTITALADLTPHSEILEYVEPELNKRGYTIDIVSTASDATWNEKTQNGEVDFNFNQHEPYLIEWNEINNGTLVNIGGVHVEPIGAYSEKYSSADEVPDGATVVLPDDATNEYRALRILEQQGWIKLGNTENARASVADIEEYIKPIEITELDSYQINAHINEFDVYINNTNKVIEAGLDATKYLFREGEDSPYANIIVTTPDKADDPGLKALVEVLQSKDTAKFILDKYNGAVIPVTKVDE, encoded by the coding sequence ATGAAAAACTACAGAACTTTTGGTACTATACTGGCGGCAGCAGTAATATCTGCTGTATTCTCAGGCTGCGGAGCAAACGCCAAGGCGGATGCAAAGGATAATAAGAATAAGGTAAAGACTGAGGACGGTAAGGAGCTAACAACTATTACTGCCCTAGCTGATCTTACACCGCACAGTGAGATACTCGAATATGTTGAACCCGAGCTTAATAAAAGAGGATATACTATTGATATCGTTAGTACAGCATCTGATGCGACATGGAACGAAAAGACTCAGAACGGTGAAGTTGATTTTAATTTTAATCAGCATGAGCCTTATCTTATAGAGTGGAACGAAATAAATAACGGTACACTTGTAAACATAGGCGGAGTTCACGTTGAACCGATCGGTGCATATTCAGAAAAGTACTCTTCAGCTGATGAAGTGCCTGACGGTGCAACGGTGGTACTTCCTGATGATGCTACAAATGAATACAGAGCACTTCGCATACTTGAACAGCAGGGATGGATAAAACTCGGTAATACAGAAAATGCAAGAGCTTCGGTTGCTGATATTGAGGAATATATAAAGCCAATTGAGATAACTGAACTAGACAGCTATCAGATCAATGCACATATAAATGAGTTTGATGTTTATATAAATAACACGAATAAGGTTATCGAGGCAGGTCTTGATGCTACAAAGTATCTGTTCCGCGAGGGGGAGGATTCTCCTTATGCAAATATAATAGTAACGACCCCCGATAAGGCTGATGATCCAGGACTGAAGGCACTTGTTGAAGTACTGCAGTCCAAGGATACAGCGAAGTTCATATTGGATAAATATAACGGTGCTGTTATTCCTGTGACTAAGGTTGATGAGTAA